The sequence CAATCTGATACCttcatttaatctcttgctgaaGTGTATGCTGGATTTATTGAGATTAATCATTTGTCCTGAGGCTTCACAGAAGTTGTAGATGACCTTTTTCAGACTCTCTATAGAAGATCTTTTGGCTGTGGAAAACAatatgcagtcatctgcaaaaaataaatgagagaCTGGAGGACCATATCTTGCAGGGTAGATGGGACATATTGCCTTTTTTTTCCACTTCAGCTTGGATCATTCTGCTAAAACCTTCCATACAGATAATGAAGAGATATGGAGATAAACTATCACCCTGTCTCAGACCTCTTGTTGGAACCATAGTTTGTATTGGAGAACCATTCATCAGTATTGAGATTGTAGTAGTTGATATGCATTAATTAACCAACTGACACCATTTATCACAAAATCCAAGTTTCGGCAGATTTTCATTGATGAAGCTCCATTCCAtcctgtcgaaagctttcgacatatccAATTTAACAACAACTGCACCATAGTAAGCTTTTGTATTCTTCATATATTGACCAATTTCGTGTGCAATGATGGTATTATCCATTATATTTCTACCTGGTACATAGGAAGCTTGCCATGGGGAAATGATCTTATGAAGAATTGGTTTTAATCTGTTTGTCatgatttttgagatgattttgtatgAGATGTTACATAAGCTTATGGGTCTGAAATCTGATGGAGTTTGAATACAATTATGCTTTGGAATGGGGGTTTGAAAAGTATGATTTAGTTCTCTAAGAAGTTTACCATTTTTGAAGAATTCTTGCACCATCTGTATAACATCATTGCCAAGTATCTCCCAATTTTGCTGATAAAACCCCGCTTGAAAGCCATCTGGACGTGGTGCAGACcaagattttattggaaatacATTCTTCTTAATTTCCTGGGAATTTGGGACTTCAGTAAGCCAACTATTTTCTTCTGCAGAGATGCATGGGTTTATGAGATTCATAATATCTTCATTATTCTCAGGATTAGAAGTAGCCATTATTTATTGAAAATGCTCCAACAGTATGTGAGAGATTTCTTCTCTTGTGCTCTTCCACTCTCCATCAACATTATTTAGGGAGTGAATTTGATTTGTTCTCCTTCTGTAATTGGCTTGAGCATGGAAGATCTTCGAGTTTATGTCTTGGTACCTTATagcattttctcttgattgttgaTAGGAAATTCTGTTCTTCACTTCATATAAAGACTTTAGCTGTTGTTGACATCTTTGGTGTTCCTCCGTGTTTATCTGAGGCTGGTTGATGATTGATTGAAGTTTTTCTTGAGTCTCTTTTATTTTTGTGTCAGTATCACCATATTCTTTGATTCTCCAAATCTTCAGACCCTTCTTAACCCCCCTTATCTTATTTGTAAATTTAAAAGCTACAGTACCCTTCTTTGAGCAAATCCAActttttttgatttcttctttgcaTGTGTTGTTTGAGAGCCAATGTTCATAAAATCTGAACAGTTTGCTGAGAGTTTCATTTTGAGGGTTTGTGTTTAATAGAATGGGAGCATGGTCTGAACCACAGGGGATAAGGTTGTTTATGATTACATTTGGAAAGATAGTCATCCAGTTAGGTAGATATAGAGCTCTATCTAATCTGGTTCTGACTTGGTTGAGTTGATCTCTATGGTTTGACCATGTGAATGGGCTACCAGTAAATGGGATATCAATGAGACCAAGTTCAGAGATGGTGTTGGTTATGATTGGGTGTGATTGAGTAGGGTGTATGGAATAACTTTGTTCCTCATGACTGTACGGAGTTGAGTTAAAATATCCTATGATAACCCAAGGTAGATTCATATTTTCACCCATTTCATGAATAAATTGCCATTACACCTGTATTTCATTGTCATAAGAAGAACTATACACGCAAGTAAGAAACCATTAAGAATTAGATTCATTATTCTTAATAATGAGGTTGACCATATAGTTTGAAGAATGAATGAATTCAAGTTCTATACCATCTTTCCATAGCAGATCCAGACCACCAACTCTAACTATATCTTCATTGCACCACATGTTAGGATATCTCATCTGTTTTAGAAGGAAACTAGCTTTCTTTATAGTAGATTTTGTTTCTGATAAAAAGATAATGTCTGGGCTATAATTAAAATACAATTCTTAAGATGATCCCTGGTGAGTTTATTTCCTAACCCTTGAAGATTCTAACTAAGAATTCTCATATTTTTGCTAAGCAGGAATAGATTTTTAGGAATTCTAATATTATTAAGAAACTGAAAAGAAATGGAGTAATAAGAGTTTTTAGTATTTACCATTGAGTTTCCTTGTCCTGCCCCAACTCCTTGATAGTTTTCAATGTGTTTGTCTCAATCACCAACTCCTTGAGTGTTCATCTGCTGCtcattctcatcttcctcctcaattggTTCAGTGATGTTATTAGAGTTGTTTCTAGAGTCTCTGCTTCTCCGGTCCTCTTGAACCTTCTTAtgccacctcttctactactttGTCCCCTCTGACTTACAGAAAAATCTGAAGAGTTCTCCCCTTCCTGAACTTGTTCAGAATAAACAGAGTTGCAATATTGACCATCCTCCGGCCTGACAAAAGAAATCATATTGGCTCTCCTGCTttagttgtttttctttgggGAGATTCTAGTAGGAGCCTCATCAAgattccaaaactcgtttgttgtCATGCTATATGATATCTTGTCAAGAAATCTGATGAGTTTCTGTGAGAAGTCTCTAACATCCTTCGCCTTGTTCTTGCAGTCATCCTTATCATGATCAATAATGAAACACGAAGGACATAGTTGGTGAGGTTGTTTTTGATAGAAGAAAGCAATCCACTGGGTACAATCAGCAGCATTTTGACTTAACACTCCTCTGAAAAGCGGCTTCGAGATGTCAATTTCGATTAGAGCAGCTACatcattattctccactggattggCATCTTATGGATCTAATTCTAGGACATTCCCAAATATATTCCCCATTTCATTTGCAACAAACACATTCAGAAATTCTTGAGGAAGGTCTTTGAAGATAACCCAAAATTGTTGTTTGTCGAAAGTCATGTCTCTGTAGTTTTGGGTTAGATTCCAAGGTTTGATGATCCATAGGAAACCATCGAGACTCCATGGTACTTCATATAAGGCCCATTTTCATTCTTCTCTAGTTTTGAACTTAACGGTGAAtaagtttcttcttttcttctttaattcaAAGTAACCAACTTGATTTCCCCATAGTTGTCTTGCATATCTTTCTGCAGAGCTTCTACTCATATTGTCGCTGGAGATAAGTTTGCCAATTATGATGTTGTTTTGTCCTTGAAGACATAGAGTTGGGTCGATTTTAGAAATGTTGATGACTTCCCTGATATCatcagaagaatcaattgaagcCGAGTCAAATTGATTGGCAAGATTGTTAATGTCTTCTGAAGCCATTGGAGATGATGGttgagagaaagtattctttGTATGGTATACTGAGATGCTGATGATGATAACTAACCAGATCCACTTCCATTTTATAGTACGAAATTTGAATCTTTTTCCTCTACGTGTTTGAATTAGATTGAAACGTGTATACCTTGTCATAGCGGTGCTGCCATTTTTCTTCAAACATTGAGCTTTCATGTTGGGATGAGTCTGTATCTCGTTTAATCTAGGTTACGGAGTAGTCGAAGTTGCAGTAGAATCGAGAAAACTCTCTTGGACTGGGACAAATGTCATTGAAAACTACCAAAGTcttaaacaagacaagaaaactcaAGTAAATTTAAAGCCTACAAAGCATTCAGACAGAGACGGGTGAGAAAAGTTTTGGGAAGAGCAAGAGGAATCTATAAATTAGAACACTAAATTACAAAAGAAAGCATTCAATTATCACTGAAAGTTAGTTTATGATGCATTAATAAACAATAACGGCAACTAGAATAGGAGAATCTAAACATGCAAAGCTAGTTGGAAGACATTAATGGCGGAATCGGGAAACTAAGTTGATCGCCGAGTTGCAGAGCATGGATCTCCCCCAGAGTTACACGCAACTTTTAGTTGGGGGAACTTGATATTCGTCTTCTTACTTACGAATATAAGTTCTCTTTATCCAGATTAATTCTTATCTTTGTAaacttttgtgacaaaaaggactACAAATATTAGTAAGTTTAACTACTGTAGACATGTGACATTCGCATCCAGAGCATTGTTATATGGAGAGACAACTATATGTGCGATTAACGACAAAGTTTAACTACTGTAGACATGTAACTTTCGTATGCAGAGCATTGTTATATGGAGAGAGAACTATATGTGCGATTAACGACATATCTTGGAGAAATAAGAGAAGTATGTATATACTACGGGAGTAAATTTATCATATTGGATATAATATTCATAATTTTGTTTTGTAGAAATATTATTCAAAGAAGATAACAACTAAACACGAATTTAATATATCCAAGCACCCTAAGATGGTGAAAGGTGGTTATCAATGCTTCGACAAAAGAGCTTAATGAACACATGCAGAACCATTAAAGAAAAATTGTTCAAGACACTGGGATTCAAGACTATAGTGCAAAGAGTTTgatgtttaaattttttttataaaaatccaCCATATGTAaaagttttgtcactgaaattggcAAATGGGAGATTGTTAGCGTTTCTCGTTTGAACCCATACGCGTTTGTATGTTAAGTCTGGAATTGTCAAATTTAGCATGCCAAAACTATTCTTATGAATTACTACCAAATTCAACTTCAATCATTTAAGTTAAAGTTAGAGGTACATGACGAAATACATTGACTTTTAGATAGCGctgaagattgaagatttgaagaccaaAAATCACATAAAGATATTTATCAAGGTTCTCATCATCAACTAGGTTAATAACATGAAAATTGATCCATCTATTGATTTCCCTCTATATTTGTATGATGAAACCATGTATGAATAGAAGTTTACCTTTATTGGTGGTGCACAATCTGAACCAATTCTTGGTAAGTGGTGGACTACTGCATGAGAATGCATTTCAGTCCAAGTCTAGTTTGCCTTatgtctatataaaaaaaaagaagcaaactCTAAGGTTTCACGGGAAATAGCTCCGGTTTTTTCTCCCTGTTTCTCTCAGTTTTCACGACGTCCGTCCTTGATTTTGCGCTCCAATGGCGCTGAATCAATCAAAACCTCCTGATCTTAATGATCAGACGCAACAACAACACTCTCGTGGACGTTTTATTCAACCTCCAAATTATTACCGGAGACGTTCAAAGTCTAGAACTTGCCAAGTTTATGCACCAAAATCTGGAAACCCTGGTTCTAATGAAAAAAGGAAACCAGCTGAAGATTCAATTGGTCCTGGCGAATAAAAGGAAGGAAATCGATCATATGCGTCAGTTCTTAAGAGAAGAACTCATGTTATGTCGAAGATTGATGCGGATACCTTATCTTACCCTCCTTCCCGTACCAACCATGGTGATGTTATTATTAAGATTCCAAAGGAGACACATATTCGaatcaaagatgtttggaagTTCAGTTTAGTTGGACGTTtggattttaaaaccctaagttttgaagAGGCAAAATGTGAGTTATTGCAACTATGGAAGATGTCTGGTTCTGTTCAATTTATTTCATGGCTTAAAGGATACTTTGTTATCAAACttgacaatgaagatgatcgCAAGAGCGTTAGTTATGAAGGTATGAGGAAGGTTAAACAACAACAGTTTAAAGCTCAGCCATGGACGCCAATATGTTCAATCCGAATGTTGACAAGGTAACTCGAGCAGCTGCCTGGGTTCGTTTTACAAATATGCCATGGGAATTTTGGGATGAGGAGACTTTGTTCAGGTTGGCTAGGGGTCTGGGAAAGCCAATTTCGGTAGATCCAAGAGCATTAAGACATGAATATGGTTATTTCGCAGCTGTACTGATTTATATTGATTTTTCACAACCATTAGAAAATATTGTTGTCGATGGTGAAGATGGTTCTGAAGGTTTTTATGCAGATTATCAGATTCTAAATAGGCCAAGTTTTTGCGATCACTACAAATCTGTTGGCCATGAAGAGAAGGAGTGTAGAGTGAAGAAGCGAAAAGATTTGGAGGAGCAGGAGAAGGTCGAGAAAGATCCTGAAGTTAAGAAGAGATTACAAGCTGAGATTGATGAGCTTAAATTTTTTTGGCAATTGCGCAAGTATGAGAAAAAAAACTGAGCATCCAAAAGAGGATCCAAAAAAGAATGAAGTGAAGAAGCCTATTAATTCAGTTCCCGTAATGAAGACAACAACTGAAGTGAAGAAATCATTGACAGAGATGTTTGCAGGccaatataaatatttggaaagTCCTACAATTAGTGATGCTGCTAGTGGTTCAAGGATTCCAAGAGACAATAGTGCGCCAAACCTGAATGAGTCCGTAATAATAAAGGATGTTGTGGTTGCAAATTTTGCTAAGCAGCAGCAGATTGGGGAGGAAGCTAAAGTTGTTTCTTTGAAAAACATTACTAGTGATGAGAGTATGGATATGGAGGACAATGATGAACTTGATGCTATCAAAGAATATGAGGATCTGAAAAAGAAGGCTAGAGATTTGGACAAGGCTGCGGATCTGGTAAAGATTGAAGAGGATGCAACAAAGGCCAAAGTTGATAATCTCAGGAGATTGGCTTTGGAACGGAGAAAGAAAGCTGAAGTGGAAGCAAAATCTCAAGAGGAAGAACCTGCAAATTCAAGTGGGAGAGTTGAACATATTGCCAAAGGTGAGCTTCCAACAAATTTTGTTCTCGAACTaattgttgatgatggttttagtCCTGCTACTGGAACGACGAGAAGTACTACATCGGACAAGCCTGTTGATGCTATTGAGACATCTAACATGTTTGATACTGGGACTGATGTTTTTGATGAAGAAGGTGAGGAGATTTATTCGGACCAGCCGACTCAGTCTGTGGCAACATCGAATCTATTAGAAGCTGAAACAAAAAAGCTAGATTGGAATGCTATGAAGGAACAAGAGGATCGTGAAAAGAGGGAATTAGTAGAATAAAGAAAACAAGAGAATGCAGCTAAAAATGCTGGTGGGGTGAAGCCTAAATTTAAAAAAGTTGGAACTAACGCGAAGTCAGGTCCAAGAGCTGGCACGGCTAAGCCAGCTGAAACTGGGCAGATTCGAACACGAGGTAGAAGTAGGTCACGTCAGGGTTCGGCAACCCCTTCACCTGAAagagttaattaatgcgtgtATTATACTGGAACGCTCAAGGATTGGCTAAGGATGGTGCAAAGGCCAAGTTAACTGAGTTATATCATTTGCACAAACCTGATATTATTTGTATTGCGGAACCGAAAGTTTTCtgcactacacgttttgttagAAGTTTGAGATTGAATTATTTCTGTGAGGATGTTATTACAAATGAAGTTGGTGGTGAGAAAGGTAATATTTGGGTTTTGTGGAAGAATTATCTGACAAGGATgggtattttatcttcatctaagcaAGCAATTTATTTGAGTTTTAATGATGTGTATATTGCGGCTGTTCATGCGTCTTTTGATCCGGTGCAAAGAAGGTCGCTTTGGCGTCAATTGGGGATGGGTGATATTTCCAACCTTGGTTGGTGTTAggtgattttaattgtttttTACGATCGGAAGAAAAGAAGGATGGAAGGCCAATAAAGGATATTTACATGGATGAATTTAGAAGTTGGATCTCTGATAATGGACTTGTGGAGGCTGATGCAATTGGTAAGAAGTATACATGGTCTAATTTTCGGAGTGGAGTTTGTAGAATTGTTTCTAAGCATGATAAAGCCATTGTCAATGACGCTTGGCTCGATAGATATGAAAATTTGAGGGTTAAGGTGCTTCCTAGGATATGTTCAGATCATTCTCCACTTTTTGGGTTTGCTTTTGAAAATCCTAGGCCGGCTAGGGCACCTTTTAGAATTCAAAAGATGTGGCTGTCTCATCCAAGTTTTATGCAACTGGTAGAGGAGAATTGGAAACTGGGGCTAGAtggtgcgcctccttttgttTTCAATGCAAAGCTTAAGAGGTTGAAAGAGGCGCTGAAGATTTGGAATAAAACTGTTTTTGTTGATGTTCAATTTCGTCTTAGACAAGCTGAATTAAAGCTTGAAACTGAGAACGATCTTCTTGATTATGATCATGGGAATGAACTTCAATTTTTGAAGGTAGCGGATGCTAAAAAAGAGGTTGATGATGTGATAACGGAGGTAGCTGTTATGCTCAAGCTGAAATCGCGAGTGTATTGGTTGGAAGATGGTGATCAGAACACTAGATACTTTCATAATAGCATTCGCATGAGGAGGAGCCAAAATATAATATCGGAACTTAAGATTTCAACTAacactactttgtttttgcaggatgaaataaagGACTACATTGTCAAAAATTATCAAGACAAATTCAATGGTGGTGAAGTTAACATTGATCCGCGGCTGTTTGATATTGTTCATGAAAGAATTTCACCGACTGAGAGTGCTTTAATGGATGCCATGCCGTCTTTGGAGGAGGTTAAAGAGGTTGTCTTTGATTTGGGAGCGGATTCTGCACCTAGCCCTAATGGATTCACGGGTTCTTTTTATCGACATTGTTGGGATATTATTTCTAGTGATCTTTTTAGTGCCATTACTAATTGTTGGTCTATGAGAAaaattcctaatggcattaactctagttttatagTTTTAACTCCTAAAAATAACAAATTTGATGCTATCAAGGATTATAGGTCAATTGGCTTGagcaattttttcttcaaaatcattacaaagattatggATACCAAGCTTGGTACGGTTCTAAAaaagttgatttctgaagagcaagtggcgttCATGAAGagaagaaatattcatgagaatataACTTTGGCATCTGAGTTGATCAATGAGATCAACACGGAAAGGAAACATGGTAATGTTGGCCTTAAACTGTATATTGCCCAAGCTTTTGATGCGGTGAGTTGGGATTTCATAGTTGAAGTTTTTCGGCAATATGGGTTTTCTGAGAATTGATGTGCGTGGATTTTGAGTATTCTTAATTCAGCACGGATTTCCGTCATGGTTAATGGCGGTCcggaaggttttttcagtatcagTAGAGGGTtacgtcaaggtgatcctctttcacctttgattttcgtccttattgaagatgttttgagtCGTAATCTCTCTAAGTTATTTGAAAGAagaagtatgcatactatggttagTAAGAAAGGTGTGGCCCCAACACATcttctttttgctgatgatatccttatttttTGCAGAGGGAATCTGCACAGTTTGCAAAACCTGAAAAATTTGCTAAGTATGTATCAAATGGCCTCGGGCCAATGTGTTAATTATGCCAAAAGCAAGTTTTATTACGGAGGTAGTCGAAGTTCTAGGGGAATTGCAATTGCTAATTACTTGGGCATGGAAAGAGCTTTATTTCCAGATAGATATTTGGGAATTCAATTGAAGTCGGGGATTGTACGCCACATTCATGTTCGTCAAGTGGTGGAAAAAATTATGGACAAGTTGGTCGGGTGGAAAGGTAAGCTTCCCTCCTTTCAGGCTAGACTTGTTTTGATTAGATCAGTGATTTCTAGCTATGTGATTCATTCTATGGCTGTATACAAGTGGCCTTGCTTGATTATTAAACAGGTAGAAAGGGCCATTAGGAAAtttctttggtctggtgatgcAAAGAAGCGTAAATATTTTACGGTTCTATATGAAAACCTGTGTTGTGCTAGGCATGAGGGTGGCCTTGGCCTTAAAAGGCTATCTGATGTTAACAAAGCAATGCTCATGAAACTGTGGGTGACTATTCGTGACTCTAACAAGGTCTGGGCAAGATTTTTGAAGGCGGAGTATTTTAAGGTGAATGGTAATTTGATTGATCACAAATTGGGTTCTACGATTTTTCCTGGAATCAGATGGGTATATGATTTTGTGCAaaaacagacacgttcaattatAGGTGATGGtactaatacttccttattctttgataattggtgtggtgaTTTTTCGATTGCAAGGAGATTAGGGATTACTTTTaaaggccctaatgattttaaaTCCAAAGTTAGTGATATCATTGTTGATGGCGCTTGGGTTATTCCTCTTGATACGAGGAATTTTATGATTCGGTGCAATATTGATGTGGAAAATTTGCCTGTTATTGTTGGAGGGGAAgattataaaatttgggacttggatgATAAGGGTGTCTTTTCGGTTAAGTCTGCAAAGGATGCTATTAAGGCACCAACTGAAGTAATTCCTAGTGCGACTTTATTTACACGATCTGTAGTGCACCCTACATTGAGTGTGCAATACTGGAAGATTTGGGCTAAACAGTGTTGTGCTACTGATGATAATGCCATTAAGAAGAGTGGTAGGTGCTTGCCTTCAATGTGCCTCCTATGTAGAAAGAATTATGAGTCGCTAAGTCATATTACTTGGCACTGTAGGTTTGCAAAGAAAATTTGGGCTTGGGCTACGCGCATTTTTAGTCTGCGGCTTAATGAAGACTTGGTGGCTTCATATAAGGCTGCCAAAGGTCGAAGTAGGATGATTAAGGACCTGTGGCTGGTTGCTAACTTGGCAATAGTCACAGAATTATGGAAGCTGAGAAATAAGGTTTATTTTGAAGATGTTGCAGTTCAGTGGAGTGGCTTTAAAGGCCGAGTATATCAAGTTATTCGTGACAATTCTATTAGGATGAAGGGCCATATCTATAACACTTTGGACGATTTGCGCATCTTGAGCTATTTCAGGGTGCAACATCGATCGTGTAAAATTTCTTTGCCTAAAGAAGTTATTTGGAATCCTCCTAATCAAGATGAAATAATGCTCTGTTGTGATGGCGCCTCTTTTGGAAATCCAGGTCAGGCTGGTGTGGGTGTTGTTTTTCGAGATGCCAATGCAGCGGTGCTTGGTGCGCTTTCTGTTGTCCTCGGATGGCAGACTAATTTTTATGCAGAATTTTATGCTATTATATATGGTGTGATGTTGGCCAAGAGGTGGAATGTTAGAAATATATGTGTTCAAccggattcgatgagttgcattcaaGCTTTTCAGAAGGGTGAATTACCTTGGCCGCTAAGGCAGAAATGAAGAATGGTGAAGGAATTCTAGAATAATATTCGTTACATTCAGAAATATAAGGAagttaatttttcagctgatgctttGGCCAAGCGAGCTTGTTTGCTGGCTGAAGATActtttgagttttatgaggggAGGCCAGTTTTTCTACTTTCTGTAGAATGGCCGGGCGAGGTTTATttccgttttaaataggttttgtAGTGGTTGGCTTCACGACTAGTTATTATTTGGCGTAGACCcttacatttttttcttttactttttaatATATTCATTTACCGAGTAAAAAAAATTGCCTTATGTCTATTAACGCGCGGGTTACAGCTCCATAGAGGTCAATGTCCATCTAAAATAGACCCATCAAAGCAAAATCAACAAATAAACCTCATTTTACCTAAAATGTCTAAATCACCCTTGCGTTTATTCTCATATACCGTCTAGTTTCTTCGGTATCATTATCGATTCTATTTCAGAAACCAGAAACCAAACTCCCTCAAAACCCAGAAATCTCAGATCTGTATTCATCTCGTAGCGAAAATAATCCCCTGATTCTCgattttaccttcttctcttcttcaatgtTACACACTTCAACCATTGAAGCAAATTTTGACCTAACTCGCTTCATTTTTCTGACCGAATTTGTGTAAAACAACAAAAATGACGAATAAACGAAATCACAGGAGAAAAAGAGagatgaaaagctaaagaaaacTGTGAAACCACCTCCAAAAGGTAAGAAATCGTATGAATTCTTATTCTTCAATGgtttatgtttcatttttttcaattgaatttgaatcaaaaaattATTAGGTTTAGATTTCATTTGATTTTTTgggttttctattttcttttaggtttcatttgtatggtttaggtttcatttgatttcaattgaaaactaattcaattttGAGTTTGGGTTTAGGTTTACGTCTCATTTTTGTGAAATCGTACTTCATAAATGTTGTATTTAGGTTATCGTACTCCAAAAGAAaactaattcaattgaaaactaatgaTGTTTGCTAAGGTATAATCTAGCCTTTTTGAAGAAACCCTTTTTTGTTTCATCACTTTTttactttggtttcatcataaccATGTGTTTGTTTGATGTATAGACTATTCTTTAATATGCTGGTTGAAATTAATTTGGTTCCATAATATCGATCCCTTTATATCATAGATATGCTTGAATTTCTGTAGAAAACCGATTATGAATATtaggtttctgttgtcttgtcacTGATTTTAcataaaccaattttggtttccatcatcttcatcaacataTGATTTTTATCATTTTGATGGTTTGGTGCTACTGGCATTGCATAAGAAGGATGATTTTGTGCTACTGGTATTGCATATGAAGGCATTGATACAAAATATAACCTgctctttttgatgaaaccatttttggtttcatcgttTTATCTTTGTTAAATTGGGTTTCATcagaattgatttgattttgttggTTTATTCATgtgtttttgatgaaaccattgttggtttcatcatttttagtttGTTAAATTTGGTTCCACCAGAACAATTGGCGGTGTTGGTTTATTCTTGTTTGACTAAAATCATTTTTGTTTTCATCCTTATTGTTGTTTTCAATTAGTGTTGTCTTTGATGAAACCTATTTTGTTCACATCATTGATTTTTACATTTGGAACCTGTTGTAGTGGTTTTTAGTTAgtgttttcatttgtttttcatcCTTAATTGGTGTTTTCAACTAGTGTTGTCTTTGATGAAacatattttggtttcatcattgatttTTACATTTGGAACCTGTTTTAGTGGTTTTTAGTTTGTGGTTTCATATGTTTATCATTCTTGTTGGTGTTTTCAATTAGTGTTGTCTTTGATGAAACCCGTTTTGGTTCACATATTATTGGGACCAGCTACTCTGTTGGTGTTTTCATTTAGCGCTGTTTTTTTtatggaaccaattttggtttcatcattttcatttAGTTAATGATCGttctttgatgaaaccaattttggttctcTAAGTATTTTCATGTGCTTATGGATTGCTTATGTCTTTCATAATAGGGAAAAAGATATT comes from Papaver somniferum cultivar HN1 chromosome 7, ASM357369v1, whole genome shotgun sequence and encodes:
- the LOC113295456 gene encoding uncharacterized protein LOC113295456 is translated as MDANMFNPNVDKVTRAAAWVRFTNMPWEFWDEETLFRLARGLGKPISVDPRALRHEYGYFAAVLIYIDFSQPLENIVVDGEDGSEGFYADYQILNRPSFCDHYKSVGHEEKECRVKKRKDLEEQEKVEKDPEVKKRLQAEIDELKFFWQLRKYEKKN